A single region of the Lotus japonicus ecotype B-129 chromosome 4, LjGifu_v1.2 genome encodes:
- the LOC130714793 gene encoding CASP-like protein 1C1: MNKTKRALTLLLRLLAFGATIAAAIVMVTSHESTEILNLTFTAKYSDEPVFKYFVIAEAIASGYSLIIVLFTCFQNSLWRLIVILDVVMAMLLSSSVSAALAIAQVGKKGNSHAGWLPICGQVPKFCDHVSGALVASSAAAIIYFLLILFSSLYSTECTLPVKPETDPSHVT; this comes from the exons CCAAGAGAGCCCTTACGCTTTTGCTAAGGCTCCTAGCCTTTGGAGCAACTATAGCAGCAGCCATTGTTATGGTGACAAGCCATGAATCTACTGAGATCCTGAACCTAACTTTCACCGCAAAATATAGCGACGAGCCAGTATTCAA GTACTTTGTGATAGCAGAAGCCATAGCAAGTGGATACAGCCTCATCATTGTTCTCTTCACATGTTTCCAAAATTCACTTTGGCGTTTGATTGTGATCTTGGATGTG GTGATGGCAATGCTACTCAGTTCAAGCGTTTCAGCAGCACTTGCAATAGCTCAGGTGGGGAAGAAAGGTAACAGCCATGCCGGTTGGTTACCTATTTGCGGACAAGTTCCTAAGTTTTGTGACCATGTCTCTGGAGCACTCGTTGCTAGTTCTGCTGCAGCTATAATCTACTTCCttcttatattattttcttcccTTTACTCTACAGAATGCACTCTTCCTGTGAAACCTGAAACAGATCCATCACATGTTACCTAG
- the LOC130715433 gene encoding pentatricopeptide repeat-containing protein At2g33760 encodes MEWKEKHREEGPTKSAEYQAVVRAGPHVRPLQQAHAHLVVTGCHRSRALITKLLTLSCAAGSIAYTRRLLRAAINPDSFLFNSLLKATSASGFSLDTILFYSRMLHSRIAPSSYTFTSVFKACAHLSALRVGTVVHSHVFVSGYGSNPFVQAAIVTFYAKSSALPVARKVFDEMPQRSVVAWNSMISGYEQNGLPNEAVALFREMCELGVRPDSASFVCVLSACSQLGSLDLGCWVHDCVVSSGVHVNVVLATSLINMFSRCGDVSRARAVFDSMNEGNVIAWTAMISGYGMHGHGVQAMELFHDMKARGLAPNRVTFVAVLSACAHAGLVHEGRQVFASMGHEYGVVPGVEHHVCMVDMLGRAGLLCEAYQFIKELSPEELVPAVWTAMLGACKMHKNFDLGVEAAEHLISLEPENPGHYVLLSNMYALSGRMDKVESVRNVMIQRGLKKQVGYSIIDVNNNSYLFSMGDKSHPETNEIYQYLDELIWRCKEAGYAPVPESAMHELEEEEREYALRYHSEKLAVAFGLMKTSHGVTLRIVKNLRMCEDCHAAIKLISAVTNREIVIRDKLRFHHFREGSCSCLDYW; translated from the coding sequence ATGGAGTGGAAAGAAAAGCATAGAGAAGAAGGACCAACAAAATCTGCAGAATACCAAGCAGTGGTACGTGCAGGCCCACACGTGCGTCCCCTCCAGCAAGCTCACGCTCATCTCGTCGTCACCGGCTGCCACCGCAGCCGCGCCCTCATCACCAAGCTCCTCACACTCTCCTGCGCCGCCGGCTCCATCGCCTACACGCGCCGCCTCCTACGCGCCGCCATCAACCCCGACTCCTTCCTCTTCAACTCCCTCCTCAAAGCCACCTCCGCCTCCGGCTTCTCTCTCGACACCATCCTCTTCTACAGTCGCATGCTCCACTCCCGCATTGCACCTTCCTCTTACACTTTCACCTCCGTCTTCAAGGCCTGCGCTCACCTTTCCGCTCTCCGAGTTGGTACCGTTGTCCATTCCCACGTTTTCGTTTCTGGGTATGGCTCCAATCCCTTTGTCCAAGCCGCAATCGTCACGTTCTACGCGAAATCTAGTGCGTTACCGGTTGCACGCAAGGTGTTCGATGAAATGCCTCAACGAAGTGTCGTTGCTTGGAACTCCATGATTTCGGGTTACGAGCAAAATGGGCTTCCCAATGAAGCGGTTGCGCTGTTTCGCGAGATGTGTGAACTCGGGGTTCGTCCTGATTCCGCGAGTTTTGTTTGTGTGTTATCGGCTTGCTCTCAATTGGGGTCTCTTGATTTGGGGTGTTGGGTGCATGACTGTGTTGTTAGCAGTGGGGTTCATGTTAATGTCGTTCTCGCTACCTCGTTGATAAACATGTTTTCGCGGTGTGGTGATGTGAGCAGAGCGCGAGCGGTTTTTGATTCGATGAATGAAGGGAATGTTATTGCGTGGACCGCTATGATATCCGGGTATGGTATGCATGGGCATGGTGTTCAAGCAATGGAGCTTTTTCATGATATGAAAGCACGAGGGCTAGCTCCTAACAGGGTCACTTTTGTTGCTGTCTTATCTGCATGTGCTCATGCAGGGCTAGTACATGAAGGGCGCCAAGTGTTTGCAAGCATGGGACATGAGTATGGTGTAGTTCCAGGAGTGGAGCACCATGTTTGTATGGTTGATATGCTTGGGAGGGCTGGGTTGCTCTGTGAAGCATACCAATTCATCAAAGAACTTAGTCCTGAGGAGCTTGTTCCGGCGGTGTGGACCGCCATGCTTGGGGCTTGCAAGATGCATAAGAATTTCGATCTCGGCGTGGAAGCTGCCGAGCATCTCATATCTTTAGAGCCAGAGAATCCTGGCCATTATGTGTTGCTTTCTAACATGTATGCATTGTCAGGGAGGATGGATAAAGTAGAGTCAGTTAGAAATGTAATGATCCAAAGAGGACTGAAAAAGCAAGTGGGTTATAGCATCATTGATGTCAACAACAACAGTTACCTTTTTAGCATGGGTGATAAGTCACACCCTGAGACCAATGAGATTTATCAATATTTGGATGAATTGATTTGGAGGTGCAAGGAAGCAGGTTATGCACCTGTTCCCGAATCGGCAATGCACGagttggaggaagaagaaagggagTATGCCCTTAGATATCATAGTGAGAAGCTGGCAGTGGCATTTGGGTTGATGAAAACTAGCCATGGAGTGACTCTCAGGATTGTCAAGAACCTTCGGATGTGTGAGGACTGTCATGCTGCAATTAAGTTAATCTCTGCTGTCACAAACAGAGAGATAGTTATTCGGGATAAGCTTCGTTTCCATCATTTCCGAGAAGGCTCATGTTCTTGTTTAGATTATTGGTGA